One Luteibacter aegosomaticola genomic window carries:
- a CDS encoding glutamate--cysteine ligase gives MSIPSAAKSTPIGDRNDLVANLAEGEKPREQWRIGTEHEKFGFYTDDLTPPPFEGERPGIRAILEGLAERFDWQIAREGETPVALTKGKANITLEPAGQLELSGAPLESIHQTCDEVSTHLQEVRSVADEFGIGFLGMGFQPKWRRDQMPWMPKGRYKIMREYMPKVGSLGLDMMTRTCTVQVNLDYATEADMVKKFRVALALQPIATALFANSPFTEGKPNGYKSFRSHVWTDTDADRTGMLDFVFEDGFGYERYVDYILDVPMYFSYRDGKYVDLSGQDFKKFMRGELAALPGVKPTIKDWADHLTTAFPEVRLKQYLEMRGADASPWNQLCALPAFWVGLLYDDVALDAAWDLVKDFSKAERHALRDGVPKHALDLEFRNHTVRELSLEALKIADHGLKRRNVLSSRGADESIYIEPLLEIALSGKTQADTKLEQFHGKWNGSVDPVFKEYAY, from the coding sequence GTGTCCATTCCCAGCGCCGCCAAGAGCACGCCCATCGGTGACCGTAACGATCTGGTCGCCAACCTCGCCGAGGGCGAAAAGCCGCGCGAGCAGTGGCGCATTGGCACCGAGCACGAGAAGTTCGGCTTCTATACCGATGACCTGACCCCGCCGCCCTTCGAAGGCGAGCGCCCCGGCATCCGGGCCATTCTCGAGGGGCTGGCCGAGCGTTTCGATTGGCAGATCGCCCGTGAAGGCGAGACGCCGGTCGCGCTGACCAAGGGTAAGGCCAACATCACCCTGGAGCCGGCCGGCCAGCTGGAGCTCTCTGGCGCGCCGCTGGAATCCATCCACCAGACCTGCGACGAAGTCAGCACCCACCTGCAGGAAGTGCGCTCGGTGGCCGACGAGTTCGGCATCGGCTTCCTCGGTATGGGCTTCCAGCCGAAGTGGCGCCGCGACCAGATGCCTTGGATGCCCAAGGGCCGCTACAAGATCATGCGCGAGTACATGCCGAAGGTCGGCTCGCTCGGTTTGGACATGATGACCCGCACCTGCACCGTGCAGGTCAACCTGGATTACGCGACTGAAGCCGACATGGTGAAGAAGTTCCGCGTGGCCCTGGCCCTGCAGCCGATCGCCACTGCGCTCTTCGCCAACTCGCCGTTTACCGAAGGCAAGCCGAATGGCTACAAGTCGTTCCGTTCGCATGTGTGGACGGATACCGATGCCGACCGTACGGGCATGCTCGATTTCGTGTTCGAAGACGGCTTCGGCTACGAGCGCTACGTGGATTACATCCTCGATGTGCCGATGTATTTCAGCTATCGCGATGGCAAGTACGTCGACCTGTCGGGCCAGGATTTCAAGAAGTTCATGCGCGGCGAACTCGCGGCGCTGCCGGGCGTGAAGCCCACGATCAAGGACTGGGCCGACCACCTCACCACCGCCTTCCCGGAAGTACGCCTCAAGCAGTACCTGGAAATGCGCGGCGCCGATGCGAGCCCGTGGAACCAGCTGTGCGCCCTGCCCGCGTTCTGGGTGGGTCTGCTGTACGACGACGTGGCGCTCGATGCCGCATGGGATCTGGTGAAGGATTTCAGCAAGGCCGAGCGCCACGCGCTGCGTGATGGCGTGCCGAAGCATGCGCTGGATCTCGAGTTCCGTAACCACACGGTGCGCGAGCTTTCGCTCGAAGCACTGAAGATCGCCGACCACGGCCTGAAGCGTCGCAACGTGCTCAGCTCGCGCGGCGCGGATGAGTCCATCTACATCGAACCGCTGCTGGAGATCGCGCTCTCGGGCAAGACCCAGGCGGATACGAAGCTGGAGCAATTCCACGGCAAATGGAACGGCAGCGTGGATCCCGTTTTCAAGGAATACGCCTACTAA
- a CDS encoding DNA adenine methylase → MTQLIPYMGTKRNLAGAVAALVGESGPGPLLDVFAGMCAVGRAVGTTRPVWTNDVQHFAHAVAGATFCSTKLAPTGASIHDLCSSVYLGQLARLRGEFSEELQAERIALSLRGASGYERVFDYSVERANSLMSGLGQLPYDLFTRRFGGTYFGYEQAIDFDALRMALDNLRTAGRICYEEHRWSVIGLCVALSRCSTTTGHFAQALRPKDQTFRRFRAQRLRSLRLEWIRAMDQLLPIGSRQWRARNQAFRSDALELLAEVTRRSQTPSVIYADPPYTADQYSRYYHVYETALLYDYPAAAGRGMYRENRHASSFSHKTSVERSFEELVRQAADLRADLIISYPANGLLDDSRRKIPALMARHFKCRPQVLEIDYSHSTMGASKGTQRQAVTEILYRAKFR, encoded by the coding sequence ATGACGCAGCTAATTCCCTACATGGGGACTAAAAGGAATTTGGCAGGCGCCGTCGCCGCCCTCGTCGGAGAGAGTGGCCCTGGGCCACTATTGGATGTGTTCGCCGGAATGTGTGCTGTTGGGCGCGCCGTAGGAACAACACGTCCCGTATGGACGAATGATGTACAGCACTTCGCCCATGCGGTTGCGGGGGCAACGTTTTGTTCGACAAAGCTGGCGCCGACAGGAGCCTCTATCCACGACCTGTGCTCATCAGTCTATCTTGGGCAATTGGCGAGGCTTCGGGGCGAATTTTCGGAGGAGCTTCAAGCGGAACGGATAGCATTGTCTTTAAGAGGTGCTTCCGGCTATGAGCGCGTATTTGACTATTCAGTCGAGCGCGCCAACTCCCTCATGAGCGGCCTGGGCCAGCTACCGTATGATCTGTTCACGCGACGGTTCGGTGGCACCTACTTCGGCTATGAGCAAGCTATTGATTTCGATGCGCTCCGTATGGCGCTCGACAATCTTCGAACCGCCGGTCGGATCTGCTATGAGGAGCATCGCTGGTCCGTAATTGGTTTATGTGTCGCACTGTCAAGGTGCTCGACGACCACGGGGCACTTCGCTCAGGCACTTCGCCCGAAGGATCAGACTTTCCGTCGATTTAGAGCCCAGCGATTGAGGTCGCTGCGTCTTGAGTGGATTCGGGCGATGGATCAGCTTTTGCCAATAGGCTCACGCCAGTGGCGCGCTAGAAATCAAGCCTTTCGTAGCGATGCCCTCGAGCTTCTCGCGGAAGTCACGCGCCGTAGCCAGACCCCGTCTGTCATTTACGCTGATCCCCCCTACACGGCCGATCAGTATTCGCGCTACTACCATGTGTACGAGACGGCCTTGTTGTACGACTATCCCGCCGCAGCGGGGCGTGGAATGTATCGCGAAAACCGGCATGCGTCATCGTTCTCCCATAAGACGTCGGTTGAGCGTTCGTTCGAGGAGCTCGTTAGACAGGCGGCCGACTTGCGAGCGGACCTCATTATTAGCTATCCCGCGAATGGGCTGCTTGACGACTCAAGAAGAAAGATTCCAGCTTTGATGGCGCGTCACTTTAAGTGTCGGCCGCAGGTGCTGGAGATTGACTACTCACATTCTACGATGGGCGCATCCAAAGGTACGCAGCGCCAAGCCGTGACTGAGATTCTATACAGGGCGAAATTCAGATGA
- a CDS encoding ParB/RepB/Spo0J family partition protein: MSEAQKLKQVAPADIRPNPENPRLVFRQEEMESLMLSIDRHGIQVPLTVYKDGDHYTLLDGERRWRCATKLNLRVVPVIIQARPSELENLVLMYNIHSLREQWDYYTIASKLQRVIELYTLEFSEVPNEIKLSELTGLTRGAIRRCQLLIDLPSRFKDLLLQELEKPKSSQRLSEDFFIEMERSLKTVTRRLPEYAKNIDDIRDVLVEKFQGGVISAVTDFRQLSKIATAVHSLGLKERVARKALDKVFDAGKSTSIREAYESTVAFEYVEKRASRLVVGLTEFLEAVEDEERAEELDAELKTSLRELHAHIEAVLGS, from the coding sequence ATGAGCGAAGCACAGAAGCTCAAGCAAGTAGCACCTGCAGATATCCGCCCGAATCCGGAAAATCCTCGACTTGTTTTTCGTCAGGAGGAGATGGAAAGCTTGATGCTCTCCATTGACCGGCATGGAATTCAGGTGCCGCTTACGGTCTACAAGGATGGAGACCACTACACGCTTCTCGACGGCGAGAGGCGATGGCGCTGCGCTACTAAGCTGAATCTTCGTGTTGTACCTGTAATTATCCAAGCACGACCATCCGAGCTAGAGAATCTGGTTCTGATGTACAACATTCATTCGCTGCGGGAGCAGTGGGACTATTACACGATTGCCTCGAAGCTTCAGCGGGTTATCGAGCTGTACACGCTTGAGTTCAGTGAGGTGCCGAACGAAATCAAGCTGTCCGAGTTGACCGGGTTAACCAGGGGGGCGATTCGCCGCTGTCAGTTACTTATCGACTTACCGTCCAGATTCAAAGATCTTCTCCTTCAGGAGCTTGAGAAGCCGAAGTCGAGTCAGCGGCTTTCAGAGGATTTTTTCATCGAGATGGAGCGGTCGCTGAAGACGGTTACTCGTCGGCTGCCCGAATACGCCAAGAACATCGACGACATCCGAGATGTACTTGTCGAGAAGTTTCAAGGCGGAGTGATTTCGGCGGTCACCGATTTCCGGCAGCTTTCGAAGATCGCGACTGCGGTTCACTCGCTCGGCCTTAAGGAGAGGGTGGCTCGAAAAGCACTTGATAAGGTATTCGATGCAGGAAAGTCGACAAGCATCCGAGAGGCGTATGAATCGACGGTCGCGTTCGAATATGTCGAAAAGCGCGCATCTCGGCTCGTCGTTGGGTTGACTGAATTCTTGGAGGCAGTCGAAGACGAGGAGCGCGCCGAAGAGCTCGATGCAGAGCTTAAGACGTCATTGCGTGAGCTTCATGCTCATATCGAAGCCGTACTGGGGAGCTGA
- the rho gene encoding transcription termination factor Rho → MSDIETKDSIDAKGAGDQPATEPRPRTRRKAPAAEAPKVETSAPAPAPAPAPTPPSPPPLPPVPAPQAELQLNNPAPSGEARAPQEPREGGQSQGQNQGQQQGGQGNNNQGGQGGQREREGRGRRRRNDRNDRNDRNNNQQRQGGGGGNGGGNYQQRNNNNNGYPVDDDENADAGSNDRLINLTELKRKNSIQLLEFAESLGIREGVARQRKQDVVFSVLKAHARSGGGIWAEGVLEILQDGFGFLRSADESYLAGPDDIYVSPSQIRRFNLRTGDYITGRVRHPKEGERYFAMLKVDDINGDPPEASKNKLLFENLTPLFPRKAFKLERGNGSTEDITGRILDLVAPIGRGQRGLIVSQPKSGKTMMLQNIAQAIQYNHPDVHLIMLLIDERPEEVTEIARTVRAEVISSTFDEPAVRHVQVAEMVIERAKRLVEHKKDVVILLDSITRLARAYNTVVPSSGKVLTGGVDANALQRPKRFFGAARNVEEGGSLTIIATALTDTGSKMDEVIYEEFKGTGNMEVHLSRRISEKRVYPAIDINRSGTRREDLLIDPDLLAKIWILRKLLHPMDELAAMEFMLDKMKNTKSNDEFFNSMKR, encoded by the coding sequence GTGTCCGATATCGAAACGAAAGACTCCATCGACGCCAAGGGCGCCGGCGACCAGCCTGCGACCGAGCCACGTCCCCGCACCCGCCGCAAGGCACCGGCTGCGGAGGCCCCCAAGGTTGAGACGAGCGCTCCGGCGCCGGCTCCCGCCCCGGCGCCCACGCCGCCCTCGCCTCCGCCACTGCCGCCGGTCCCCGCGCCGCAGGCCGAACTCCAGCTCAATAACCCGGCGCCCTCCGGTGAGGCACGCGCCCCGCAGGAGCCCCGTGAAGGCGGCCAGTCGCAGGGCCAGAACCAGGGCCAGCAGCAGGGCGGCCAGGGGAACAACAACCAGGGTGGCCAGGGCGGCCAGCGCGAACGCGAAGGCCGTGGCCGTCGCCGCCGCAATGACCGTAACGACCGCAACGACCGCAACAACAACCAGCAGCGCCAGGGCGGCGGTGGTGGTAACGGCGGCGGCAACTATCAGCAGCGCAACAACAATAACAACGGCTACCCGGTCGACGACGACGAGAATGCCGATGCCGGCAGCAACGATCGCCTGATCAACCTGACCGAGCTCAAGCGCAAGAACTCCATCCAGCTCCTGGAATTCGCCGAGTCGCTGGGCATCCGCGAAGGCGTCGCCCGCCAGCGCAAGCAGGATGTGGTCTTCAGCGTCCTCAAGGCCCACGCCCGTTCGGGCGGCGGCATCTGGGCGGAAGGCGTGCTCGAGATCCTCCAGGACGGCTTCGGCTTCCTGCGCTCGGCCGATGAGTCCTACCTGGCCGGCCCCGATGACATCTACGTCTCGCCCAGCCAGATCCGCCGCTTCAACCTGCGCACCGGCGATTACATCACCGGACGCGTCCGCCACCCGAAGGAAGGCGAGCGTTACTTCGCCATGCTCAAGGTGGACGACATCAACGGCGATCCGCCGGAAGCGTCCAAGAACAAGCTGCTGTTTGAAAACCTGACCCCGCTGTTCCCGCGCAAGGCCTTCAAGCTCGAGCGTGGCAACGGCTCCACCGAAGACATCACCGGCCGTATCCTCGACCTGGTGGCGCCGATCGGCCGTGGTCAGCGTGGCCTTATCGTCTCCCAGCCCAAGTCGGGTAAGACGATGATGCTGCAGAACATCGCGCAGGCCATCCAGTACAACCACCCCGACGTCCACCTGATCATGCTGTTGATCGATGAACGTCCGGAAGAAGTCACGGAAATCGCCCGCACGGTTCGCGCTGAAGTTATCAGCTCGACCTTCGACGAGCCGGCCGTGCGCCACGTGCAGGTCGCCGAAATGGTGATCGAGCGCGCCAAGCGCCTGGTCGAGCACAAGAAGGATGTGGTGATCCTGCTCGACTCCATCACCCGTCTGGCCCGTGCCTACAACACCGTGGTCCCGAGCTCCGGCAAGGTGCTCACCGGCGGTGTGGATGCCAACGCCCTGCAGCGTCCCAAGCGCTTCTTCGGCGCGGCACGTAACGTGGAAGAAGGCGGCAGCCTCACCATCATCGCCACGGCGCTGACGGACACCGGCTCCAAGATGGACGAGGTGATCTACGAGGAGTTCAAGGGCACCGGCAACATGGAAGTGCACCTGTCCCGCCGCATCTCCGAGAAGCGCGTGTACCCGGCCATCGACATCAACCGCTCCGGCACCCGTCGCGAGGACCTGCTGATCGATCCGGACCTGCTCGCCAAGATCTGGATCCTGCGCAAGCTCCTCCACCCGATGGACGAGCTGGCCGCGATGGAATTCATGCTCGACAAGATGAAGAACACCAAGTCGAACGACGAGTTCTTCAACTCGATGAAGCGCTGA
- the trxA gene encoding thioredoxin TrxA, with amino-acid sequence MSDKITHTSDAAFSKDVLESDTPVLLDFWAEWCGPCKAIAPALDELAGQYEGKVKIVKINIDENQQTPRQFGVRGIPTLMVFKDGKVAGTQIGAVSKGQLDQFIQKSI; translated from the coding sequence GTGAGCGACAAGATCACCCACACCAGCGACGCCGCCTTCTCGAAGGACGTCCTTGAATCCGACACCCCCGTCCTGCTCGATTTCTGGGCGGAATGGTGCGGCCCGTGCAAGGCCATCGCCCCGGCGCTCGACGAGCTGGCCGGCCAGTACGAAGGCAAGGTCAAGATCGTCAAGATCAATATCGACGAGAACCAGCAGACCCCGCGCCAGTTCGGCGTGCGTGGCATCCCGACCCTCATGGTGTTCAAGGATGGCAAGGTCGCCGGCACCCAGATCGGCGCCGTGAGCAAGGGTCAGCTCGATCAGTTCATCCAGAAGTCCATCTGA